A single Crateriforma conspicua DNA region contains:
- a CDS encoding phage major capsid protein produces MPKSLKNNQPLEAEAESVPSSLRIVCDDSATIQLEAAEVTAEGEDKQSLRKFNMTAYTGGAMRLSGWPYPVVVDLAGMRVTRKSRPILKDHDRGSIVGHTDDIAITDKSLQVAGVISGVGSTAQEVIATSENGFPWQASLGASADKVVFIPEGKTAKANGRDHKGPVYIARKSTLGEVSFVALGADDNTEARVAANQPDDEDSGEGDDDQEDTLLEPVNASLNMSSKPKSNPKPNSSVDDMRAEAAAESRRIAGIRKLCAENHPDIEADAIEQGWSITKTELAVLRSERPKAPEQNQHSPRYTREVLEAAACLSVGIEEKSLLAGYGEKTLNAANPLRHIGLRELVAECARMEGIEVPRVFGDGTATIRAGFSSMSLPSIMENVMNKTLLAAYQNTPIAAFDLCSVGTVTDFKEVARYRLLGTGGFEQVAPDGELKHGKLSEQKYSNKADTYGQILTLTRHDIINDDLSAFMDIPRQMGRSGAESIDDLFFTLLLKNAGFFSSANANFLQGADTKFGPDALTVAKTTFRKQKAGPGGKAKDQKPINIRPEYLVVPVELETEAELLMGSSQLMIDAQGSPTKIPVDNPHRNKYRIISTPHLSDSYYPGASASAWYLFANPRVLPAFEIVFLNGRRTPIIERVEMPPNTLGMGFRSYIDFGVNSQDHRAAVKVAGE; encoded by the coding sequence ATGCCGAAGAGTCTCAAGAACAACCAACCGCTTGAAGCCGAAGCCGAGTCCGTTCCCAGTTCGCTGCGGATTGTTTGTGATGACTCCGCGACGATTCAATTGGAAGCCGCCGAAGTCACGGCCGAGGGTGAAGACAAGCAGTCGCTTCGCAAGTTCAACATGACGGCTTACACCGGCGGCGCGATGCGGCTGAGCGGTTGGCCTTATCCGGTCGTCGTTGACTTGGCCGGGATGCGAGTGACCCGCAAGTCTCGACCAATCCTGAAAGATCACGATCGGGGTAGTATCGTCGGCCACACCGACGACATCGCAATAACCGACAAATCTCTGCAAGTTGCTGGCGTGATTTCCGGTGTGGGATCAACGGCCCAAGAAGTCATCGCGACCAGCGAGAACGGCTTTCCTTGGCAAGCCTCGCTGGGTGCCAGTGCCGACAAAGTTGTCTTCATTCCCGAAGGCAAAACCGCCAAAGCCAACGGTCGCGACCACAAAGGCCCGGTCTACATCGCCCGCAAGTCAACCCTCGGCGAAGTCTCCTTTGTTGCGTTGGGTGCGGACGACAACACGGAAGCTCGGGTCGCCGCCAATCAGCCTGACGACGAAGATTCGGGCGAAGGCGACGACGATCAGGAAGACACACTCCTCGAACCGGTCAACGCAAGTCTAAACATGAGCTCGAAACCAAAGTCCAACCCCAAGCCGAATTCATCAGTCGATGACATGCGTGCCGAAGCGGCGGCCGAATCCCGTCGCATCGCTGGCATTCGCAAACTGTGTGCGGAAAACCATCCCGACATTGAAGCCGACGCGATCGAGCAAGGTTGGTCCATCACCAAAACGGAACTTGCTGTGCTGCGAAGCGAACGCCCGAAGGCTCCCGAACAGAACCAGCATTCTCCCCGATACACCCGCGAAGTTCTCGAAGCTGCCGCGTGCCTGTCGGTTGGCATTGAAGAGAAATCACTCCTGGCCGGCTACGGCGAAAAGACACTCAACGCCGCTAATCCATTGCGGCATATCGGCTTGCGAGAACTCGTTGCCGAGTGTGCTCGCATGGAGGGCATCGAGGTCCCACGAGTCTTTGGCGACGGCACCGCGACGATTCGAGCCGGTTTCAGTTCCATGAGTCTGCCCAGCATCATGGAAAATGTCATGAACAAGACGCTGCTGGCGGCTTATCAAAACACGCCGATCGCCGCGTTCGATCTCTGTAGCGTCGGCACCGTGACCGATTTCAAAGAGGTCGCCCGCTATCGGTTGCTCGGCACCGGTGGATTCGAGCAAGTCGCACCCGATGGCGAACTCAAACACGGCAAACTGTCGGAACAGAAATACAGCAACAAAGCCGACACCTATGGTCAAATCCTCACGCTGACCCGGCACGACATTATTAACGATGACCTGTCAGCGTTCATGGACATCCCACGTCAAATGGGACGATCCGGTGCCGAATCCATCGATGATCTATTCTTCACGTTGCTGCTTAAGAACGCCGGATTCTTCTCGTCCGCTAACGCCAATTTCCTGCAAGGCGCGGACACGAAGTTCGGTCCCGACGCGTTGACCGTCGCCAAGACGACGTTCCGCAAACAGAAGGCTGGTCCCGGCGGCAAAGCCAAAGACCAAAAGCCGATCAACATTCGCCCGGAATACTTGGTCGTTCCGGTTGAACTTGAAACGGAAGCCGAACTGTTGATGGGCAGTTCGCAGTTGATGATCGACGCTCAGGGATCACCGACCAAGATTCCCGTCGATAACCCGCACCGCAACAAGTACCGCATCATCTCTACGCCGCACCTGTCGGACAGCTACTACCCGGGTGCCAGCGCATCGGCGTGGTATCTGTTTGCGAACCCGCGAGTTCTGCCCGCATTCGAGATCGTGTTCCTCAACGGCCGCCGCACGCCGATCATCGAGCGAGTCGAAATGCCGCCCAACACGCTCGGCATGGGCTTCCGCTCCTACATCGACTTCGGCGTGAACAGCCAAGACCACCGCGCCGCCGTCAAAGTCGCCGGCGAATGA